A region of Candidatus Poribacteria bacterium DNA encodes the following proteins:
- a CDS encoding TrkA family potassium uptake protein, with the protein MKNHFIVCGAGDTGIYVIDELIQMGMEFIVIEYNGERLKQLLETREFRYIEGDATDEDVLHEAEIGNARGLCAALSADRDNLFLVITAKSLNPDLMVVSKAVEETSKPKLIRAGADAVIIPEEIGVSRVVSFLFMPGVISFLDEMLRLQTVTRFSETTIHRGSPLIGKALSEVNIPVKVGMTIVAIRDGETKQFIYNPAPNRKFKLGDVLIVIGTQKQMEDLAEYTRDPFYLGF; encoded by the coding sequence ATGAAAAACCACTTCATCGTCTGCGGAGCAGGGGATACGGGGATCTACGTGATAGACGAGCTTATCCAGATGGGGATGGAGTTCATCGTGATAGAATATAACGGGGAGAGGTTGAAACAGCTCCTTGAGACGCGCGAGTTTCGCTACATCGAAGGAGATGCCACGGACGAAGATGTCCTACATGAGGCGGAGATCGGAAACGCCAGAGGGCTATGCGCTGCCCTCTCCGCCGATAGGGACAATCTCTTTCTGGTCATCACGGCGAAGAGCCTCAACCCCGATCTTATGGTCGTCTCCAAGGCGGTTGAGGAGACCAGCAAACCCAAGCTTATCAGGGCAGGCGCCGATGCGGTGATAATTCCGGAGGAGATAGGCGTCAGCCGCGTGGTCTCCTTTCTGTTCATGCCAGGCGTTATAAGCTTCCTCGATGAGATGCTCAGGCTCCAAACCGTGACAAGGTTCTCGGAGACCACCATCCATCGGGGTTCACCGCTTATCGGCAAGGCCCTATCGGAGGTGAACATCCCCGTAAAAGTCGGCATGACGATCGTAGCCATACGAGATGGGGAGACGAAACAGTTCATATATAACCCTGCTCCCAACAGAAAATTCAAGTTGGGCGACGTGTTGATCGTCATCGGCACGCAAAAACAGATGGAGGATCTGGCGGAATACACCAGAGATCCGTTTTACCTCGGCTTTTGA